AGCTATTCCCATCTCTTTACCCTCGTCCCCCCGTGGGCTGTTCCGGATGTAACGCCTCCCTCCCGCCACCTCGCTGATCCTCTTATCTACAAGCAGGCGGCCAAGATGGATGTTGTGAACCAGGTAGGGCTCTGGGATGAAAACCAGCAATACCAATGTTTTCATTTGATTTAGTTAGCTGAAAAGCCATAATTTGGCACTCCTGCAGAATGCGCACTTTGACGGGGTAGCGTTTTGGGGAAAAATAATAGGACATCATTATGATAGGGGCCGCTGTAATTGTAAAGCTGCGGACGGTTAGTCTGAAATACAGTGCTTTCAGTGGTCGACTCGTGAACGAAAAGTGAGCACTGAGCGCAAAACACCGCAATACAGGCATGATAGATTGCATGTGATTTAGCCAATTTTGAACCAGCAATGGACTGGTTCAGTGGAACGGTTGGCTCATAAATAGACCATGGTCCAAAAGTCCAAAGAATTGATCAAGATACCCTGCGCAATATAATTTCAACAGCATTTCAAATAACTCCGACAAATAGGCTTAACACATCCAGGGTATTAGTTGAGGTGAAAGCTATTGGTTGTAGGCTATATGAAGAGATATGCCGTTTCAATTGTGGACACATAAATGGATTGTCTATTTGGAAAGCCTACTTATATTTTTGAATAACTGCTATTGAACTAATAGAATCGTTGACTGGATCTATTTTGAGGGGATTAGTTTTTCTCTCTCAGCCTATGTAGCCTATGGGGTGTGTGCAGAGTATATGCCAGAGCAGAGGCTGAAGTATAGCCGATTAAATATGGAATGAGGATATTTTTTCAACCAAAAAAAAAGCTACAAAACAAGAGATGATGCAAAATAAATGTCTAACTCGTGAAAGAGAAAAGAAacagagatatgttttttttaacTGATCTTGCTAAAAATAGAAGAAGCATAGGAATAGCGACAGCCCCTATTTCATCAATACCGCAATATTAGACGTCGTGCTTCTCTTACTACTGTAGCGAGTTATATTATAGGCCTATCAATTTATGAGGGGCGGCAGACCGACTGGGGGTTAAAAATTAGATATTGCGATGTGAATCGATAAGCTAAAGACAGAATCGATAGGCTACAGGCCATCGCTTCTTCAGGGATGCTCACAGACCACCTTCCTTTGCGACTGATGTGTTGCTTTCAACCGCACATGGCAAGGCTTTACAAAGTATAGCCTAAACTATAGGGCCAGCTATATCTACTATAGGGCCAACTACTATCGAGGTAACTCGAGATTTTCTTTCTTGTCTAAATTTCTAGTAGAGTGCTTGCTGTCTATCAAGCTTTGGCAAAACAGTGGGATAAGCAGCTTTGTCTAATTCTATGCTggcaaagtctctctctctctctgtctctctcgctctcgtctCCCCTAAACGATGTCAGTGCTTTGTCACACGACCTGTCACGCCCCAAGTCAAAGAATACAATTACTGTACTAGCGAACAAATGGCAGCATGAGAAAATTGATCATATCACCGCCTCCTCCACCGCTCCAGAAATATACATTTAAATTAATTGAAAGGTGCAAACTGTGGAGTAATGACAGATAGGCTATGCTGAAAATGcatgtaggcctacacagcacaCACTACAAACGTTCAAAAGACAATTCGTGTCTGTCAGATAACCTAACTATGTGGCCTCTTGCTGGATTGTGCGCACTCACTCGAGTGTTTTAATATTTTTAGAATCTAAGCTGTGGACAAATTCATAAAACAATGTTGATTGTTGATTTCTGTGTTGACAGTTGGTGGCCACCGGGCAGTTTACCATAATCAAACAGCCTTTGGGATTtatgaaaatcctacaatgggtaAGTTACTGTTTTCATACAATGTTTAATTCTTTGGCTTCTGATGATGGCCTTATAGTGATGTTGGGCCCCTGTACTGTGTCAGAACGTGTCCTTCTGTCACACAGAGGTCACAAAGCTACGTGAAGCTTTGTGCTCGTGACGACAAACAGGCAGCGCAAGGTGGATGACACTGGCCATCCTCCCACTCGCTGCTTCCTCTCGGTCACCGCAGGCAGGTCTCTTGAAAGCTCGACGTCGTTTCAGTGGTACAATGTTACTGTAAATCGATCATGGTAATTGTTATAAATCTCTCTTCAAACTATCCAGGCCACTGTATTTATGTGTCCTCTCCTGTGGAGTTTGTTGTAGGCCTATCTGATCCACCAGATAATTAACTCACATCACATTAGCCTTTCACTCTGTAATCTAATCTACAGTATTTTGTGACCACCTCGTGTAGTTAATTCTTTATGTGTTCTGTAGTTGCTCCCTCCTAGTGCTAATCATTTTCACTATCATTTCATGTTTTGGAAGTGGCACATAATTATTGAATAAGCCTACACTGAACTAAAAcctgggtagtagtagtagtggccaTTGCCGTTCCTGCAGCGTCACCTGAAAAAGGCGCTGTCCACTTTCAGGGGTTCTGAAACGTCACTCACGGGGTTCCAAATGACCTCTGTCCATAGTGGTGAATCTGAATCTCCGCTATTTGCTTGTTTGTTTACCTTTACAATTCTTCATGCGACAAAGTCACCACAATGCTCTATTTGTTGTATTGTGCTGCAGCATGACAATCGTTGATGGGCAATTCATGATGAATCTGTGATAAAGCATTCCACACATCAATGTCACAAAATGTACTTCATACATCCACATCAAGGTTTCTGCATGCTTTATGTTCTCTTTATTCAGTAACACCCGAGGCACAGTGTGACCCCTCTGCCAAAGTGTTTTGTGCCAGGGGCTAGAGTTATTCGTCTATGTAGATAGGCTCTCTCAATTGTACAAAGAGGAGTCTacatggctgcatttacacaggcagcccaattctgatatttgtttcactaattggtattttgaccaatcagatcagctctaaaaaaaagatctgatgtgaaaagatctgttgtgattggtcaaaataccaattagtggaaaaaatatcaggaTTCGGGGGAGGGGGGGCTTATTGCTGTTGTGCTCTCTCTTGGGAGCTGTGTGCTGATAAAGCCTAGTTTTGATGGATGATGGGAGAAAGCACATCGAAATCTCCCCAAATGAAACTAATGCTGTATAGAGAATGGTTAACCACTGTGTCTACCATAACAACATCCTGCCCCAGGTCACGCTTGGGAACTAGGTTATTTTTGTCTTACAGTTAACTGCTCTGTTACAGTTTACATATTTGCTTTACTGATTCACTAAGTGCATTATTGTACTGTAAGACCAGTTTTTATACTGTGTGGTCAATGCAGTAGAGATCTGGGATAATCTGGCAGTATTCTATAAGTGGTTCCTGGTGTTGTTGATCATCAAAGCTGCTCATTGTAGGAGTatacagtgctgcttgaaagtatgtgaaccctacaGAGCTGGTAATTATTTTgctataaaatattaaaataaacataAAATCCTTATCTAAACCCCAATTCGTAATAAAGACATTCCAATAAATTACAGAAACAAAAAAATATTATCAATTTtcattgtttatttaacaaaagtgGTTTATTTAACAGAAACTCAGATTTGATGTATGCAAAAATATGTGAACCCCTTCAGTCAATAGCTTGTGGCACCTCCATTAGCAGCGATAACTTGGACTAAACGTTTCCCATAGCCAGTAATCAGTCTCTGTTTTGAGGGATTTTTACCAACTCCTCCTTACAGAACTCAGCCAATTGAGTGAGGTTTGAGGGGTGCCTGGCATGAACTGTCCGCTTCAGGTCCTGCCACAGCATCTCGATTGGATTTAGGTCAGAACTTTGACTTGGCCAATCCAAAACACATCTTCTTTCTCCTGAGCCATTCTTTGGTAGATTTGCTTgaatgctttgggtcgttgtcttgttggaagacccattttcagCCCAGCTTTAGCTCCTTGACTGATGGCCTGACGTTCTGTTCAAGAATCTCCTGGTGTACCTCAGAATTCATTGTTCAGTTAATGATGTGGAGTCGTCCAGGTCCAGAGGAGGAAAAGTAgccccagtatgaaaatgtatgcactcactaactgtaagtcgctctggataagagcgtctgctaaatgactaaaatgtaaatcttgaCATTTGGTGGTAGGCAGTGTTGGGTTTTCGCCAAACATAGCGGTGTTGATTGTGACCAAAACGGTCCATTTTGGACTCATCGGTCCAGAGAATGGACCACCAGAAACCTTCAGGTTTGTCCAGGTGGTCTCTGGCAAAGTTAAGACGGGCAGTTTGGTTCTTTTTTgacagcagaggcttcttcctagCAAACCTCCCATGAATGGCATTTCGATTCAGTGTTCTTACTGTTGAAGCATGCACAGTTACCTGAGATGCAGCAAGGGAGGTCTGCAAATCTCTAGATGTTATGTTTGGGTTGGCTTTTACCTGATTTATTATTGTTCTTGTGGCTCTTGGGATATTTGGAAGGGCGTCCACTTCTAGGCCGAGTTGCTGTCATGTTAAATGCTCTCCAATTGTAAATTATTTGCCTCACAGTGGACTGATGGAGCTCAAATATTTTTTAGATGATTTTATAGCCTTCCCCAGTCTGATGTGCTCTCACTACACTCGTCCTGATGCCCTCTGAGATCTCCTTTCCTCTCGGCATGGTGTGCTTTGCAATCACCTGAATGGGTAACACCAAACTGACCAGGTTTCTTATCTTTATTTATCAGAGTTCCACCCAAACCCTTTCCTGACGAtctctcctttgattggttcatttggTAGCTAAATATTtacccacctgattctacttacctACTTGATTTAACCAATGCAATTTGGGGTTCACTTATTTTTGCACCTGCACTAATTCCTTTTTAATTTAGTTTTTCTACTACATGCATGATTTCCTCCACACCAACATATGGTATTGGTAAATATAAACCTGTTATGTCAGATCAAAAATACTGGTTCTGATTAAATGAAGATTCCATGGTAAAAACTGAACAAATCTGTAATTGCAcaaggggttcacatactttcaagAAGCACTGTATATGGTAAGGAGTTTACATGTTAAACCTTTGCAAACTCATTGCCAGGGCTCTCTGCCCACTCGTCTGCCCCTGGCTTAGAGGAGGTGTGATTGGTTGAAGCTCTCATACTTTGGATTCCTGCCAAACTCTGAGACAGAAAGACACTGGAGAGCATACATACGGTACTTACATGGTGATGGATAGACTTGTGGTCCTACAACATCCATTTATGCTTGTGTATCAATCAATGTATTAAGTTCAGTTATTCATTTACTTGAGTTAATTTTGGAATACCTGTGGTTTTCAGTCGTGTCGGACTCGGCTATAAAATAAGCAGGTATTTATAAATGCTGCTGATTCTAACtccaagagtgtgtgtgtatgagtgcacTTCTGGGTTTGCTTTTATGCATGTGCGTGTTTGTGCCTGCTTGAAATGTGGTAGTGTGTCAGTGGATTTATGTGAGAGACTGCAACATTTACCATGTTAGTGggaacatagaaatagaatgaacagaacgggcatccccattcaagtcaatgattgcATAatggtggactggcggccattgcgagggtacccataggagcaaagcagaaagtaagtgtacccatcaatatgtgctgtgatttgttgattcaactcaactgacattacaaaaaatacattccattgcatgagccacatcagttaacataatttgaatgaacattctacattaccatggacaTTTTAGCATCACAATACTACGCAGCCATTGTGAGTGTACCCATGACTTTACCAGTAAAATTGGCAGGGTTAGAAGTTCCaagcccgttctattcattctatttctatgagtgGGGACCTCCCtagttgggccactcaaggacattcgctctggagcaggttttcttccaggatctctatgtactttgctccgtttgtcattccctcgattctgactagtctcccagtccctgccgctgaaaaaaacatccccacagcatgatgctgccaccacaatgcttcaccgtagggatggtgccaggtttcctccagacgtgacgcttggcattcaggccaaagagttcaatcttggtttcattagaccagagaatcttgtttttcatggtctgagtcctttaggggccttttggcaaactccaagcggactgtcatgtggccactctaccaccactctaccataaaggcctgattggtggagtgctgtatagatggttgtccttctggaagattctcccatctccaaagaggaactctggagttctgtcagtttgaccatcgggttctggtcacctccctgaccaaggcccttctcccccgattgctcagtttgtccgggtggccagctctaggaagagtcttggtggttccaaacttcttccatttaagaatgatgaaggccactgtgttcttggggaccttcaatgctcaaacattttttggtactcttccccagatctgtgcctcgacacaatcctgtctcagagctctatggacagttccttcaacctcatggcttggttttcgctctgacatgcactgtcaactgtgggactttatatagacaggtgtgtatctttccaaatcatgtccaatcaattgaatttaccacagctggactccaatcaagttgtagaaacatctcatggatgaccaatggaaacaggatgcacctgagctaaagtTCGAGTctcaaaaatttataaaaacctgttttcgctttgtcattatggggtattgtgtgtagattgatgaggaaaataaataatttaatcaattttagaataaggctgtaacgtaacaaaatgtggaaaaagtgaaggggtctgaatactttccgaatgcactgtgagtGTGCACAAgcatgagcgtgtgtgtgtgtgtgtgtgtgtgtgtgtgtgtgtgtgtgtacaatagcCCTGTGCAGCGTCCTTTAGTGACAGATGGTAGAGGACCTCAGTCAGATTAATAGACTGCTTTTCCATCCAATGGGATCTGGCCTGCAGGGAAGGGAGGGTGTGTAAAAATAGGCTGTCTAATCTCCTATGTATGTGCACGCTCGTGTGTAAGAGAGTAGGTTAGCGTTCAGGTACACAAGCGCTGGTTTACATTACTGTACACCCCCCTGTAGTACTGTAGCCTGATCAATAGAGTTGATCATAACTTCTTTAGTACAACAGATATATCAATATCAACCAAACATGTTATTTTACATTTcttgtatttattattttatacaaAAGCACACAACTTTAGGTGTTGGAGTAACTATGGCAACAGGTGTAGCGCTGTAACCTGGCAATACAGCTGCATTGATTTGCAGTCTGTGTGCCTTTGAAAGCAACCTGCAGTGATTGGAGGAACATTGGAGCGCAGGAGACACAGCAGATGGTGAAACCACAGTGTCAGGTTTTTCCGTAGCAGTATACCTTTAGCGGGGTTTGCCATTATACTGCATGGGCTTTCCttaggctcacatcaacacctaTTTCAGACCAAACTAGAGTTATGCCAGTTCCTCAACAGAGCACAATCTCTGTGAATAATCATTCCAATATAAGTGCAATTTAATAGATGTATTCTGCTTCTCCCcacacttctctctgtctgtgtcattCTTACAACCATATTCCTTCCCCATTCCTTTGATCTCACTACTCTATTTTCCCCTCACCTTCTCTTTACTTCCCGTTTACTTCGACTGTCTGTCATTTTCCTCCTCTTCTCATCCACCCTCTGTGTCTTTCAGATTTTTGCCATCTTTGCTTTCTCGACATGCGGCAGCTACTCTGGCATGTTCAAGATGAGTGTGGAGTGTAAAAACCGGTCAGAGAGTGACCTGAGCATTGAGGTGGAGTTTGAGTATCCATTCAGGTCAGTATGCCTATTCAGTCACACGTAACCCCTTGAACCCGCACAAAtatggtctgtctgtaatttcTACAGTACCACTGGGCTGCAAAGTCAGTGGTGGAACATTAACCTGTAAACTTTATTATCCCAAATTgacgtctctttctctctctctctcccctcctctctctccatctctctctctcccctcctctctctcccatcctctctgtctctctctccctctctctctctctcccatcctctctgtctatctcccatcctctctctctgtctctgtctctgtgtctgtctgtctcccatcttctctctgtctttctatgTCCCTTGTCCTTGCCAGGCTACATCAGGTGTACTTCAATGCCCCAACCTGTAAGGGGGGAAACACTGAGCGTCTGTTCCTGATTGGAGACTACTCCTCCTCAGCTGGGTTCTTTGTCACCGTCGGAGTCTTCTCTTTCCTCTACTCCATGGCAGCCCTTTCTGTGTACGTTTTCATTCTGGAGAAATACCGTGAAGGCTGCAAGGGAGCCCAGATTGTGAGTTTGTCTTTCGCGCTTCTTGTTTCTAGTACTCCTGTTACTATTACTAATATcatagtaatgatgatgatgagattGATTATGTTTCTGATAAGGACTTTGATTTGATGATGATGAGCATGTATTTTGCTAATGCTTTATAACGTGATTATCCTCAGGACTTCGTTGTGACCTGTGTGTTCACCTTCTTCTGGCTGGTGGCTTCTTCTGCCTGGGCTAAGGGTCTGTCGGATGTGAAGGCATCCACTGACCCAGACAAGGTCCTCTTACTAATCGAGGCATGCGACGAACCGGAGAACCGCTGCCGTGAAGTCCACGACCCTGTCGTCTCTGGTCTCAACACATCTGTGGTACGTTTTTCCGGATTTAATTTTAAATggtgtgtttttttaaaagggcATGGACTGCTGAGGATATGATGGAAAAACCCTGTACTACAACATATTGACTTctcttcgtcttcttcttcttattattttTCTTCCAAATCAACCCTCTAGGCATTTGGCTTCCTCAACCTGATCCTGTGGGGAGGAAACCTGTGGTTCGTGTTCAAGGAGACCGGCTGGCTGGCAGCCTTCGGAGGCACATACGCACCTTCCCAGGAGAAAGCGCCTGCCCCAGAGTCCTTCGGCCAGGACGGCTATGGGCAGGAGGGCTACGCACAGCAGGGGGATGCCTATGCCGGCACCCAGGGAGGCTACCAGCCCGACTATGGCCAGGGCGGCTACACCGAGGGAGGCGGAGACTATCAGCAGGGGGGATACGAACAGCAGCCCACCTCCTACGCCAATCAGATGTGAGCTGGTCCACCCTATGGAAGCTGGTGAGTGTCAGTGCATATGATGGAGCAATACTGATAAACAACTGTGAGATACTGCATTACTCTTCCAAAGGGAAATACAGACTATGTGGCTTTATGACATCTTCATAATCTTTAGGTATGAATTAGTTgtcatttctttctctctctatcgctctcgctctctctctctctccccagggccACCATGTGATTTGGGAGTGTGGTGCCTGACCACCACCCACAATTCCACACTCGTCTGTTTGTGCATCTGTGAGTTGACaagaggagggaggcagggagcgagggatggaggaaggTGGGCTCTTGGGAGGGGAAGTGAGCAACACCGTGTCGTTTGGGAGAGGGTTATTTTGTTGAGGGGGAAATGGGTCCTTACTGTAAAATGCTGTTTATTCTCGTGATGTATTTAACTGTAGAAGACAACAGGGGATTGATTGTCCATTTGATCATACGAGGACAAACTTGAATACAAAACCAAAACctgaataaaaaaattaaaaaacaagaTCAATCTTATAAAGGAATAACACTTAAATGAAGGACAATAATGGTAGTAATATTTAACTTGGGAGAATGTATTTGTCTGTGCTATGTAAATATCAACATATTCATATAGAAATATGTACACAGTTGAATAATTGTGCACTCCATATTAGTTGTTATACAACAAATGTAGAGCACAGAGTTATTCAATTGTATTTACTTCAGTTCTGTTTAGGAGCTCACATAGTTCAACCCTTGTCATTTTTTAATATTTATGTTTTGTATATTTTATTTCTCCATGTGTGTTTCTTTACATTTTCTGTTTATTCATTTTCAGAATAGagttatatattttctattttctcaTTGTGCTTTTTTATTTGTTCAACATTACTGAGTGAGTTTGACGGGATAGAGAAGACGTGATGGCAAAGGATGAAGCAAAAAAAGAAAGCAAAAAGAACGATGAATTCAGAGAGTGAAGAATGAGAGAGGTGTTAGCAGTGGAGAGGTGTTAGCAGTGATTTATGTATTTAACATTGGTTTCATTCATTACAACTTGTGTTCATTGTCTTTTATATTTTTCCATCGAAATATTACTCAAGCAATGATTTCGCTATGTTTGTTCCAGAGAATCtcttaaaagctgaaatgtaaaAAGGAGAAAATGCATCTAGGATAATGAAAAAGTAGTTTGCATGGTAAGAATTGGTATTCTGCTAATACTATGCTGTTTCTAAAAACTGCTGTACGTAGTGTGCTATCAACACTCTTATTTAAAGATGATTTGAGGATGTTAAGGGGgatcatgtttttttattttattgtagtTTGGAACTTGGCATCGGACAGATTGGGCCCAGAACCTTGTCCTGTTTCGATCGCCTATTTATCTAGTCTAGGGATGAGTCATACGACAGAGTTATTAATCGTGTTTAATCACCATTTCTATTGGTTGTCTGATCAAAATGCATGCATATATTTACATAGAACTAAATCAATATGGCACAATATGTGCCATTTTCAAGACCATACACAAGCCATAGAAAATAAGTACAGCATTTTTTACATATTAATATAGCCAACTGAGGTGTTCTGAACAGTATCTTGGTTCCATGTAAATAAAATATCCTGCATCCCCCATCCCCCCACATTCACTCTCAAAAGCCGGTTTTGCATGTGTCTGACTCCTGGACTTAAAGCAGCCTGGAACAAATTGTAGGCAAGTAGCAAACAAGTGTTACAGCATTTTAAGTAATAGTATGTTTGGCTCATCATAAGGTGACAACACAGCACAGAACAGTGCAGCTCTGCTATATTTTACACAAAGTACAGGGACTACACGTGCTGCGATGATCACTCTTTTCAAGGTCATGTAGATAGGTCTACTCGCCATACTGCCAATCCTCTGTTTGGATAGAAGAAAAACTGTATTGCCAAATGGTAACAGGACAGATAGATAGATTTTGCTTCATCAGTTATCATCACAAATAAATTGTTTTTCATCCATGTTATTCCATTATGCAGTTTTGGATCCATAATTTTCTTTATCAGGTTTTTTTTAATCAGTCggtgtagagcagggttcttcaattccggtcctggagggccgaaacacctctgtttttcatcctctccttttaatcaggggctaattcagacctgggacaccaggtgagtgcaattaactaccagtagaaataaaaaacagaagtgtttcggccctccaggaccggaattgaagaaccctggtgtagaggcacctcactttctctctcttcccctgttcTTCTCTAtattatgctctctctctctctctctctctctctctctctctctctttatttttctCTGTAGCTCTTATAAATATGCTCAATGAAATACGTATAGTCTGTCGTTAGTGGTGAATGATGACTTGTGATACTCTTTACGCCTTTGGATAGTTGTATTTATTGTGTATGATGTATTCTTATTAGTATTTATGATAATGACTATTACAATtcagagaaaaaaatatccaagaTTCTCCAGAATTCTATAGTATTCTTATTTTATGGAATCCATGTGAAACAAAATCAAATAAACTTGAAATTATTCTGTTGAAGGTTAAATGTCTTCTCTAACCTTGTAGATCATATGCATTGTTTATGCTGTACTATTTACTGATTGATGTTCAGTAGCGCCGTGAGGTCACTGCGGGATTCACTGTCTGAGGGTATAAGGTATGCCTACTACTAGGCTACATGggctgcatttagacaggcagcccaattgtggtcttttttccactaattggtctgttgaccaatcacatcagttcgtttcacatcagatctttttcagagctgatctgattggtcaaaagataaATTAGTGAAATAAAGATCAGAACTGGGCTGATCACCAACTTCTATTATTGCCACATGTAGTCCTGCTGCTTTGCCACATGATGGCATGATATCGCTGTTTTCCAGAATGCTACTGTTGTAATGCATCGAATGCTTTTTCATTATCAGGGTTTGTAAAATATTCAAAGCGTTTTAATATGATTCAAAAATCTTCAAATCCTTTAAAGTGGCAATCTGTGATTGATACATCAATTTTTGTACTTTTAAATTAATGACATACAGTATACCCGTTTTTCTCTTGACGAGTACAACTTATAAGTGCCTAGTGAGCTTAATTCAACTGTctaacccaggggtgtcaaactcattttagctcaggggccacatggaggaaaatctattcccaagtgggccggaccggaaaaatcatgatatatataacttaaaaacaacaacttcagattgttttctttgttttaatacgatcaacatacaacataaagctggagcctgaggacagtgtgtccaaaatagtacaagcacaacatcactattaatcacaaaacacgtcaagtttatttgaaaattctaaagaaaaagaacacacaaacaaacaatgcctcagtgattaacagaactgtttcacagatcacagaactatatcagggtgtcatttctcaggcagaaatgtagataaaaataatgaaatcctgttccccaaacaagtgcaagaaccacagagtcaagaataggttaaatatacaaataaaataaaatcaattaaaaacaatagcacatcaacatataaacataaagctggagcctgaggacagtgtccaaaagcacaacatcactattaatcataaaacacctcaagttatttgaaagttctgaggacaaagaacacacaaacacacaatgcctcagtgattcacagaagtatatcacagatcacagaactatatcagggtgtcatttctcaggcagaaatgtagatacaaataatgaaatcctgttccccaaacaagtgcaagaaccacagagtcaagaataggttaaatatacaaataaaataaaatcaattaaaaacaatagctttgaaccgcttcatgtctgccacatgttgggtcgcgcacacatttttcagacaggggaagtgagctgcatcaccaccggcaagttgcgtctcccacaatgacagcttcaacttgaaagaacgtatgctgtcataatactgcgtgacaactttgttgcgcccttgcagctgtttgttcaagttattcaggtgctctgtaacatccaccataaatgcaaggtccggcatccattctgcggaatgaaattctaacactggtttgcccttttcttccatgaactgttcaatttcttctcgtaaatcaaagaaacgcctcagcacagcacctcggcttaaccatcttacctcagtgtggtatggcaggccatagatgtggtctttctctctgagaaggctgtcaaactgacggtgattcaggcttctggatcggatgaaattaacagtttggatgaccaccttcatgacgttatccatctttaatgacttgcaacacaaagcctcctggtgcaaaatacagtgaaaagtcaaaaaatcacatcctcc
This portion of the Coregonus clupeaformis isolate EN_2021a chromosome 24, ASM2061545v1, whole genome shotgun sequence genome encodes:
- the LOC121538088 gene encoding synaptophysin codes for the protein MDVVNQLVATGQFTIIKQPLGFMKILQWIFAIFAFSTCGSYSGMFKMSVECKNRSESDLSIEVEFEYPFRLHQVYFNAPTCKGGNTERLFLIGDYSSSAGFFVTVGVFSFLYSMAALSVYVFILEKYREGCKGAQIDFVVTCVFTFFWLVASSAWAKGLSDVKASTDPDKVLLLIEACDEPENRCREVHDPVVSGLNTSVAFGFLNLILWGGNLWFVFKETGWLAAFGGTYAPSQEKAPAPESFGQDGYGQEGYAQQGDAYAGTQGGYQPDYGQGGYTEGGGDYQQGGYEQQPTSYANQM